The proteins below come from a single Verrucomicrobiia bacterium genomic window:
- the treS gene encoding maltose alpha-D-glucosyltransferase, giving the protein MATTRRTATAPRDGLDRDPHWYKSGVIYEVHVRAFCDSDGNGVGDFRGLTSKLDYLRDLGITALWLLPFYPSPLRDDGYDIADYFSVHPNYGTLADFRVFLKEAHRRGLRVITELVLNHTSDRHPWFQRARRAKPGSRWREFYVWSDTPDRYKDARIIFKDVEVSNWSWDHVAEAYYWHRFFSHQPDLNYDNPEVFEEMIRVLDFWLDLGVDGVRLDAVPYLFEREGTSCENLPETHEALKRLRAHVDRKYGDRMLLGEANQWPEDAVAYFGGGRGDECHMAFHFPLMPRLFMALRMEDRTPIVDILEQTPAIPETAQWALFLRNHDELTLEMVTDEERDYMYRMYAHVQMARLNLGIRRRLAPLLGNDRKRIELLNALLFSLPGTPVLYYGDEIGLGENIFLGDRNGVRTPMQWSSDKNAGFSRGNPQSLYLPIIYDPEYHYEAVNVEAQLGNPHSLLWWMRRLLALRKRWRALGEGRCEFLQPENRRILSFLLRHGNETLLVVANLSRFVQPVELDLAAHRNTVPVELFGRNAFPPIEDRPYFLTLGPHAFYWFSLEPRSANGEGERAAHGPGARGFTVGKSWRELLSGRGRTALEAALPDFLRGQRWFGAKARTIKQVSLTASVPLGGGDDAPHLVLARVDYVQGDPEVYLLPLAFVAGGQAGPLLERWPRLVLGEVQGADGTRGWLVDAGVGSELGRALIEAIRNRRHVRGEGGELEGSRTGVLRRLLGEGPAPEPSPLRAEQSNTSMVYGDKLILKVFRRLEAGTNPDLEIGRFLAQRGFAHTPELAGALEWAGPGGARMTLGILHGLVANAKDAWELTLDSLGRFYERVGPLDAQGQTAPALGSDPLRWTAGTWPAGVPETVGTYIESARMLGERTAALHLALSADTEEEPAFAPEPFTPHYLRGVFQSMRNQAMVSLRLLRRQIRQLPEDVVALAEEVLGLEGAIVERFRPVFERRIVAWRTRIHGDYHLGQVLWTGKDFVIFDFEGEPALALGERILKRSPLRDVAGMLRSFEYAAHAALRQHVERGSLEVERVGRFEPWARMWQTAVGGTYLGAYFGAMSGSSVLPGSEEDRRAMLEAYVLDKALYELGYELNHRPDWVRIPLSGIRRLVVETR; this is encoded by the coding sequence ATGGCGACCACACGACGGACCGCGACGGCCCCCCGCGACGGACTCGACCGCGACCCGCACTGGTACAAGTCGGGGGTGATCTACGAGGTGCACGTGCGTGCCTTCTGCGATTCGGATGGCAACGGGGTGGGGGATTTCAGGGGGTTGACCAGCAAACTGGACTATCTGCGGGACCTGGGGATCACGGCGTTGTGGCTGCTGCCCTTTTATCCGTCGCCGCTGCGGGACGACGGGTATGACATCGCGGACTATTTCAGCGTGCACCCGAACTACGGGACGCTGGCCGACTTCAGGGTGTTCCTGAAGGAGGCGCATCGGCGCGGGCTGCGGGTGATCACCGAGCTGGTGCTGAACCACACCTCGGACCGGCATCCGTGGTTTCAGCGGGCGCGACGGGCGAAGCCGGGGAGCCGCTGGCGGGAGTTCTATGTCTGGAGCGACACCCCGGACCGGTACAAGGATGCGCGGATCATCTTCAAGGATGTGGAGGTCTCGAACTGGAGCTGGGACCATGTGGCGGAGGCCTACTACTGGCACCGCTTCTTCTCGCATCAGCCCGACCTGAACTACGACAACCCGGAAGTGTTCGAGGAGATGATCCGGGTGCTGGACTTCTGGCTGGATCTCGGGGTGGACGGCGTGCGTTTGGACGCCGTGCCGTACCTGTTCGAGCGGGAGGGGACGAGCTGCGAGAACCTGCCCGAGACGCACGAGGCCCTGAAGCGGTTGAGGGCCCATGTGGACCGGAAGTACGGGGACCGCATGCTGCTGGGGGAGGCGAACCAGTGGCCCGAGGACGCCGTGGCCTACTTCGGGGGGGGACGGGGTGATGAATGCCACATGGCGTTTCATTTTCCCTTGATGCCGCGGCTGTTCATGGCGCTCCGGATGGAGGACCGGACGCCCATCGTGGACATTCTGGAGCAGACCCCGGCGATTCCGGAGACGGCGCAGTGGGCGTTGTTCTTGCGCAACCACGACGAGCTGACGCTCGAGATGGTGACCGACGAGGAGCGCGACTACATGTACCGGATGTACGCCCACGTGCAGATGGCGCGGCTGAATCTGGGGATCCGCCGGCGACTGGCGCCGCTGCTGGGCAACGACCGGAAGCGCATCGAGCTGCTCAACGCCCTGCTGTTTTCGCTGCCGGGAACGCCGGTGTTGTACTACGGCGACGAGATCGGGCTGGGGGAGAACATCTTTCTCGGGGACCGCAACGGGGTGCGGACGCCCATGCAGTGGAGTTCGGACAAGAATGCGGGGTTTTCGCGGGGCAACCCGCAGAGCCTGTATCTGCCGATCATCTACGATCCGGAGTATCACTACGAGGCGGTCAACGTGGAGGCGCAGCTGGGCAACCCGCATTCGCTGTTGTGGTGGATGCGGCGTCTGCTGGCGCTGCGGAAGCGCTGGCGGGCCCTGGGCGAGGGGCGTTGCGAGTTTCTGCAGCCTGAGAACCGGCGGATCCTCAGCTTCCTGCTACGCCACGGGAACGAGACGCTGCTGGTGGTGGCGAACCTTTCGCGGTTTGTGCAGCCGGTCGAACTCGATCTGGCGGCCCATCGCAACACCGTTCCGGTGGAGCTTTTCGGGCGCAACGCGTTTCCCCCGATCGAGGACCGGCCGTATTTCCTGACGCTCGGGCCTCATGCGTTCTACTGGTTTTCCCTCGAACCGCGGTCGGCCAACGGGGAGGGCGAGCGGGCGGCGCATGGACCCGGGGCGCGGGGATTCACCGTCGGCAAGTCCTGGAGGGAACTGCTGTCCGGGCGGGGCCGGACGGCGCTGGAGGCGGCGCTGCCCGATTTTCTGCGGGGCCAGCGCTGGTTCGGCGCCAAGGCACGGACCATCAAGCAGGTGTCCCTGACGGCCTCGGTGCCGCTGGGCGGAGGGGATGACGCCCCGCACCTGGTCCTGGCGCGGGTGGATTACGTGCAGGGCGATCCCGAGGTGTATCTGCTGCCGCTGGCGTTCGTGGCGGGCGGGCAGGCGGGGCCGCTGCTGGAGCGCTGGCCGCGCCTGGTGCTGGGCGAGGTGCAAGGGGCGGACGGAACGCGCGGCTGGCTGGTGGATGCGGGGGTTGGGTCGGAACTGGGTCGGGCCCTGATCGAGGCCATCCGGAACCGCCGCCATGTGCGGGGGGAGGGGGGGGAACTGGAGGGCAGCCGGACCGGGGTGTTGCGACGGCTGCTGGGCGAGGGGCCGGCTCCCGAGCCGAGTCCCTTGCGGGCGGAGCAGAGCAACACCTCGATGGTGTACGGGGACAAGCTGATCCTGAAGGTGTTTCGCCGGCTGGAGGCGGGGACCAATCCGGACCTGGAGATCGGGCGGTTTCTGGCGCAGCGCGGGTTTGCGCACACGCCGGAACTGGCCGGGGCCCTCGAATGGGCGGGTCCGGGCGGGGCCCGCATGACCTTGGGGATTCTGCACGGGCTGGTGGCCAACGCGAAGGACGCCTGGGAACTGACCCTGGACTCGTTGGGGCGTTTCTACGAACGGGTGGGCCCGCTGGATGCGCAGGGGCAGACCGCCCCGGCGCTGGGGTCGGACCCTCTGCGCTGGACCGCGGGCACCTGGCCGGCGGGCGTGCCGGAGACGGTGGGCACCTACATCGAGTCGGCGCGCATGCTGGGTGAGCGCACGGCGGCGCTACACCTGGCGCTGTCGGCGGACACCGAGGAGGAACCCGCCTTCGCCCCGGAACCCTTCACGCCGCACTACCTTCGGGGCGTGTTCCAGTCGATGCGCAACCAGGCGATGGTCAGCCTGCGGTTGCTGCGCCGGCAGATCCGTCAGTTGCCGGAGGACGTCGTTGCGCTGGCCGAGGAGGTGCTGGGTTTGGAGGGGGCGATCGTGGAGCGGTTCCGTCCGGTGTTCGAGCGGCGGATTGTGGCATGGCGGACGCGGATCCACGGGGACTACCATCTCGGGCAGGTGTTGTGGACCGGGAAGGACTTCGTGATTTTCGATTTCGAGGGGGAACCGGCGCTGGCCCTGGGCGAACGGATTCTGAAGCGCTCGCCGCTGCGGGACGTGGCGGGGATGCTGCGGTCGTTCGAGTACGCGGCCCATGCGGCGTTGCGGCAGCATGTGGAGCGCGGGAGTCTCGAGGTGGAACGGGTCGGGCGTTTCGAGCCCTGGGCGCGGATGTGGCAGACGGCGGTGGGCGGGACCTATCTGGGGGCGTACTTCGGGGCCATGAGCGGCAGTTCGGTGCTGCCGGGGTCGGAGGAGGACCGCCGCGCGATGCTCGAGGCCTACGTGCTGGACAAGGCGTTGTACGAGCTTGGGTACGAGTTGAACCATCGCCCGGACTGGGTGCGGATTCCGCTGTCGGGGATTCGGCGTCTGGTGGTGGAAACGCGTTGA
- a CDS encoding mechanosensitive ion channel, producing the protein MNHADWSERLNELGMRLEPHVGGWVHWETILGITWLQLALSGAVLGIVAVAWHLVCPWLKRRVGRPPEEAAGEAALDPGAARRQVAKWRVWREVLEAALPPLTLWVWIWGGTAAGSILFLHWDSEESPSLVLGALAWVREVGTFGTVLWLLIRMVDVVGRQLKRWSARTGRRWDDVIGTLVTQGLRLVLPLVGVILVLPTLSIPEAAQELFQRGSSLLLIGAIGYVVYRLVRAAETAVLAQYRIDVKDNLAARKIFTQVQVLRKLAVVVIVVLTAGSMLMVFEPVRQLGASILASAGVLGIVVGFAAQRSIATVVAGFQIAMTQPIRVDDVVIVENEWGRIEEITLTYVVVRIWDLRRLVVPIGYFIERPFQNWTRVSADILGSVFLHVDYTMPVDELRPEVGRIVKSCEDWDGKFWNLQVTEATERTVQLRVLATSEDASRAWNLRCEIREKLLALIQRKYPGALPKVRAELPLPTGPGIAGGAGGATGMTVSAGPGGGEGKGFQTT; encoded by the coding sequence ATGAACCACGCGGATTGGAGCGAGCGATTGAACGAACTGGGGATGCGACTCGAGCCGCATGTGGGCGGATGGGTGCATTGGGAGACGATATTGGGGATCACCTGGCTGCAACTGGCCCTGAGCGGTGCGGTGCTGGGGATCGTGGCGGTGGCGTGGCATCTGGTCTGTCCGTGGCTGAAGCGGCGGGTGGGGCGTCCGCCCGAGGAGGCGGCCGGTGAGGCTGCGTTGGATCCCGGTGCGGCGCGGCGTCAGGTGGCGAAGTGGCGGGTGTGGCGGGAGGTTCTCGAGGCGGCGTTGCCGCCCTTGACCTTGTGGGTGTGGATCTGGGGCGGGACGGCGGCGGGATCGATCCTGTTTCTGCATTGGGACAGCGAGGAAAGTCCATCGCTGGTGCTTGGGGCACTGGCGTGGGTGCGCGAGGTGGGGACGTTTGGGACGGTGCTGTGGCTGCTGATCCGGATGGTGGACGTGGTGGGGCGGCAGTTGAAGCGGTGGTCGGCGCGGACGGGGCGGCGTTGGGACGACGTGATTGGGACGCTGGTGACGCAGGGGTTGCGGCTGGTGCTGCCGCTGGTCGGGGTGATTCTGGTGCTGCCGACGCTGAGCATTCCGGAGGCGGCGCAGGAATTGTTTCAGAGGGGATCGAGCCTGCTGCTGATCGGGGCGATCGGGTATGTGGTGTACCGGCTGGTCCGGGCGGCGGAGACGGCGGTGCTGGCGCAGTACCGGATCGACGTGAAGGACAACCTGGCGGCGCGGAAGATCTTCACCCAGGTCCAGGTGCTGCGGAAGCTGGCGGTGGTGGTGATCGTGGTTTTGACGGCGGGGTCGATGCTGATGGTGTTCGAGCCGGTGCGGCAACTGGGGGCCAGCATCCTGGCGTCGGCCGGGGTGCTGGGGATCGTGGTGGGCTTTGCGGCGCAGCGGAGCATCGCCACGGTGGTGGCGGGATTTCAGATCGCGATGACCCAGCCGATCCGGGTGGACGACGTGGTGATTGTCGAGAACGAGTGGGGCCGGATCGAGGAGATCACACTGACGTACGTGGTGGTGCGGATCTGGGATCTGCGGCGGCTGGTGGTTCCGATCGGGTATTTCATCGAACGACCGTTTCAGAACTGGACCCGCGTTTCGGCCGACATCCTGGGATCGGTGTTCCTGCATGTGGACTACACGATGCCGGTGGACGAGCTGCGGCCGGAGGTGGGGCGGATTGTGAAGAGCTGCGAGGACTGGGACGGGAAGTTCTGGAACCTGCAGGTGACGGAGGCCACGGAGCGGACGGTGCAATTGCGGGTGCTGGCGACCTCGGAGGACGCCTCGAGGGCATGGAATCTGCGGTGTGAGATCCGCGAGAAGCTGCTGGCATTGATCCAGCGGAAGTACCCGGGCGCCCTGCCGAAGGTGCGTGCCGAGCTGCCGCTGCCGACCGGGCCGGGGATTGCGGGGGGGGCTGGGGGCGCGACCGGCATGACGGTGTCCGCGGGACCGGGGGGCGGGGAGGGGAAAGGATTTCAAACCACATGA
- a CDS encoding alpha-1,4-glucan--maltose-1-phosphate maltosyltransferase, producing the protein MPRGGAGRNGRSGKEEAGAVGVGRAGPVPQEDGRCRVWIEGVSPELDAGRYAIKRVVGERVEVEADIFADGHDVLAAVLRYRPGAAGEWQEERMTALGNDRWRAAFEVTEPGVAEYTLEAWVDAFETWRHDTEKKRKAGQEVSVELLAGAALMEAASGRAGGREGRWLKEEAAAVRGDGTGGAVEARAERAMGADLAEAMARHPDRRLATRYGRVLRVTVDPVLARFGAWYEMFPRSCPGRQGPHGTFRDVEAVLPRIADMGFQVLYLPPIHPIGRAFRKGRNNRTECEPGEPGSPWGIGGAEGGHTAIHPELGTLEDFRRLVGRARALGIELALDVAFQCSPDHPWVREHPGWFRKRPDGTIQYAENPPKKYQDIYPIDFETEDWRGLWEGLRGVFLYWLGQGVTVFRVDNPHTKALAFWEWAIGTIKAVHPEAIFLSEAFTRPKLMYALAKLGFTQSYNYFPWRNAKDELTEYFTELTSSPVREFFRPNLWPNTPDILTQYLQAGGRPAFMTRLVLAATLGASYGIYGPAFELCENRPRSAGSEEYLNSEKYEIRNWNWDAPGNLTELIRSVNRIRRENPALWANEGLRFHRTDNPQLIAYSKATASLDNILLVVVNLDPHHVQSGWLELPLDDLGIDRSGNFQVHDLLTDARYPWHGARNYIELNPQLLPAHIFRLRSHLRSERDFDTYQ; encoded by the coding sequence ATGCCCCGGGGCGGGGCCGGGAGGAACGGAAGATCCGGGAAGGAGGAGGCGGGCGCCGTCGGGGTTGGGAGGGCGGGCCCGGTTCCCCAGGAGGACGGGCGGTGCCGGGTCTGGATCGAGGGGGTGAGCCCTGAACTGGACGCCGGGCGGTACGCGATCAAGCGGGTGGTGGGGGAACGGGTCGAGGTGGAGGCGGACATTTTTGCGGACGGGCACGATGTGCTGGCGGCGGTGCTGCGGTACCGGCCTGGGGCGGCGGGGGAATGGCAGGAGGAGCGGATGACGGCGTTGGGGAACGACCGGTGGCGGGCGGCGTTCGAGGTGACGGAGCCCGGGGTGGCGGAATACACGCTGGAGGCGTGGGTGGACGCCTTCGAGACATGGCGGCACGACACGGAGAAGAAGCGGAAGGCCGGGCAGGAAGTGTCGGTGGAACTGCTGGCCGGGGCGGCGCTGATGGAGGCGGCGTCGGGCCGGGCCGGGGGCCGGGAGGGGCGATGGCTGAAGGAGGAGGCGGCGGCGGTGCGGGGCGACGGGACCGGCGGGGCGGTTGAGGCAAGGGCGGAGCGGGCCATGGGAGCGGACCTGGCGGAGGCGATGGCGCGGCACCCGGACCGGCGCCTGGCAACGCGGTACGGCCGGGTGCTGCGGGTGACGGTCGATCCGGTGCTGGCGCGGTTCGGGGCCTGGTACGAGATGTTTCCGAGGTCGTGTCCGGGGAGGCAGGGGCCGCACGGGACCTTCCGCGACGTCGAGGCCGTGCTGCCGCGGATCGCGGACATGGGATTCCAGGTGCTGTACCTGCCGCCGATCCATCCGATCGGGCGGGCCTTTCGGAAGGGGCGGAACAACCGGACGGAATGCGAACCCGGGGAGCCGGGGAGTCCCTGGGGGATCGGGGGTGCGGAAGGGGGGCACACGGCGATCCACCCGGAGTTGGGGACGCTGGAGGATTTCCGGCGGCTGGTGGGGAGGGCGCGCGCGTTGGGGATCGAGCTGGCGCTGGACGTGGCCTTCCAGTGTTCGCCGGACCATCCGTGGGTGCGGGAGCATCCGGGATGGTTTCGGAAGCGGCCGGACGGGACGATCCAGTATGCCGAGAATCCGCCGAAGAAGTACCAGGACATCTATCCGATCGATTTCGAGACGGAGGACTGGCGGGGGTTATGGGAGGGGCTTCGGGGCGTGTTCCTGTACTGGCTCGGGCAGGGGGTGACGGTATTCCGGGTGGACAACCCGCACACCAAGGCGCTGGCGTTCTGGGAATGGGCGATTGGGACGATCAAGGCGGTCCATCCGGAGGCGATCTTTCTGTCCGAGGCGTTCACGCGGCCCAAGCTGATGTATGCCCTGGCGAAGCTGGGGTTCACGCAGTCGTACAACTACTTTCCGTGGCGCAACGCCAAGGACGAGCTGACGGAGTATTTCACGGAGCTGACCTCGTCGCCGGTGCGGGAGTTTTTCCGGCCGAACCTGTGGCCGAACACGCCGGACATCCTGACGCAGTATCTGCAGGCCGGGGGGAGGCCGGCCTTCATGACGCGGCTGGTGCTGGCGGCGACGCTGGGGGCCAGTTACGGGATTTACGGACCCGCTTTTGAGTTGTGCGAGAACCGCCCGCGCAGTGCGGGGAGCGAGGAGTACCTGAATTCCGAGAAGTACGAGATCCGGAACTGGAACTGGGACGCCCCTGGGAACCTGACGGAACTGATCCGGTCGGTGAACCGGATCCGGCGGGAGAACCCGGCGTTATGGGCCAACGAGGGGTTGCGGTTTCACCGGACCGACAACCCGCAACTGATCGCGTACTCGAAGGCGACGGCGTCGTTGGACAACATCCTGCTGGTGGTGGTGAACCTGGACCCGCACCATGTGCAGAGCGGCTGGCTGGAACTGCCCCTGGACGATCTGGGGATCGACCGGAGCGGGAACTTCCAGGTGCACGACCTGTTGACCGACGCCCGGTACCCATGGCACGGAGCGCGCAATTACATCGAGCTGAACCCGCAGTTGCTGCCGGCGCACATCTTCCGCCTGCGCAGCCATCTTCGCAGCGAGCGGGATTTCGACACCTACCAATGA